A region of Mustela lutreola isolate mMusLut2 chromosome 17, mMusLut2.pri, whole genome shotgun sequence DNA encodes the following proteins:
- the LOC131820033 gene encoding uncharacterized protein LOC131820033: MQVTTGHYRQSQSSCFDLMNMGFVMGYAVDTVARALFDVFFCVRIRIGQKHCACGEDWRVGHGAYRACSPRWGGASFSRPLAPPPARRTPRALPWRPGGHSRRTAAQPARSLRTWRRRRRRRRRRQWRVMELSRNSVETRKPTGLGRCRHFFWLGVVFDTVGATLLFTGVFAHLLFYDLLLYLGSIIIFFSLLWWVFWYTGNIELTAEESLKEPFHVPSSTARNALSQRLSHTLCNVSRSLTRIRRRCAPRTFLLRSASLSMTGPARPENQLEQEDRGKDATAGAQESGDAQNLGSEDLGPKPEAVVSSEGVRSPGPGAGSLGAEARLPGPVKGSFFTYIAAPEFPPSPPDQPQPLAVLSSRSLPAVPSASTRQPLALSVSRSQPVATVASAGQSAGCRPEASLASTSPPLLTLASESQPAVLLSSMTQSTVVLASQNEPFVPVASWDHSSVSLASQVHNLVPVLAQTNLQILSASQSHPLVSAAAQSHLQVPLASQSQLENIPLASQTPSSGAQAPQSEGLAPPGSLIQVPTSQSLQAQPVKLRISLAVQDFQAFYHNQQTPQSISSVQEISPSQSAPVQEFQKKPVAQAFETLPPAVQELSQEFPATVSPPPESQAPASQAQQSVSPESTTAPASEMKSSPP; this comes from the coding sequence CGGGCAGAAACACTGCGCATGCGGTGAGGATTGGCGCGTGGGCCACGGGGCGTACCGCGCATGCTCCCCTCGCTGGGGCGGAGCCTCGTTTTCCCGCCCTCTCGCCCCGCCCCCTGCGCGGCGCACCCCCCGGGCGTTGCCATGGCGACCCGGGGGCCACAGCAGGCGGACGGCTGCACAGCCAGCCAGGTCTCTGAGGacctggcggcggcggcggcggcggcggcggcggcggcagtggCGGGTCATGGAGCTTTCAAGAAACAGCGTGGAGACCAGAAAGCCCACGGGCCTCGGGCGCTGCAGGCATTTCTTCTGGTTGGGCGTGGTCTTCGACACGGTGGGCGCGACCCTGCTGTTCACCGGGGTCTTCGCGCACCTGCTCTTCTACGACCTGCTGCTCTACCTGGGttccatcatcatcttcttcagcCTGCTCTGGTGGGTCTTCTGGTACACCGGCAACATCGAGCTGACCGCCGAGGAGTCCCTGAAGGAGCCCTTCCACGTGCCGTCCTCCACGGCGAGGAACGCGCTGAGCCAGCGCCTCTCTCACACCCTCTGCAACGTGTCCCGCAGCTTGACGCGGATCCGGCGGCGCTGCGCTCCCAGGACCTTCCTGCTTAGATCTGCTTCTCTGAGTATgaccggcccggcccggcccgaaAACCAGCTGGAGCAGGAAGATCGGGGCAAAGACGCAACGGCAGGTGCCCAGGAGAGCGGCGACGCGCAAAACCTGGGCAGCGAGGACCTGGGCCCCAAACCTGAAGCTGTCGTGAGTTCGGAGGGAGTTCGctccccagggcctggtgctgGGTCTCTGGGCGCCGAGGCCCGGCTGCCAGGGCCTGTGAAAGGATCGTTTTTCACTTATATAGCGGCGCCCGAGTTCCCTCCGTCTCCTCCCGACCAGCCTCAGCCTCTAGCCGTCCTCTCCTCCAGGagcctgcctgctgttccctcggCCTCCACCCGCCAGCCTCTAGCTCTCTCTGTTTCCAGGAGCCAGCCTGTGGCCACTGTTGCCTCTGCAGGCCAGTCTGCTGGCTGCAGGCCAGAAGCCTCCCTGGCTTCTACCAGCCCTCCTCTGCTCACTCTTGCCTCTGAGAGTCAGCCTGCTGTCCTCTTGTCCTCGATGACTCAATCTACAGTGGTCCTTGCCTCTCAGAACGAGCCCTTTGTGCCTGTGGCCTCTTGGGACCACTCCTCAGTTTCTCTGGCCTCTCAGGTCCATAACTTGGTGCCAGTGCTTGCACAGACCAACCTCCAGATCCTTTCGGCCTCTCAAAGCCACCCTCTGGTGTCTGCGGCTGCACAGAGTCACCTCCAAGTCCCACTGGCCTCCCAGAGCCAGCTGGAGAATATTCCCCTGGCCTCTCAAACTCCGTCTTCAGGTGCTCAGGCTCCCCAGTCAGAGGGCCTGGCTCCTCCTGGGTCTCTGATCCAGGTCCCAACATCCCAGTCTTTACAGGCCCAACCTGTGAAACTTCGGATCTCCCTTGCTGTCCAGGACTTTCAGGCCTTCTATCACAACCAACAGACCCCCCAGAGCATCTCTTCTGTCCAAGAGATTTCTCCCAGCCAGTCTGCGCCTGTCCAAGAGTTTCAGAAGAAGCCAGTTGCACAGGCTTTTGAGACTCTGCCACCAGCGGTCCAGGAGCTAAGTCAGGAATTCCCTGCCACCGTGTCCCCGCCCCCTGAGTCCCAAGCTCCAGCTTCTCAGGCCCAGCAATCCGTGTCCCCTGAGAGCACAACCGCCCCTGCCTCAGAGATGAAAAGTAGCCCTCCCTAG